The DNA window AGAGCACCAATAAATCCATGAAAATAAGTTCCATATTTTGCATCCCTCTGAAAACGGTTGGAGATAGCTATAAGTTCTTGGGCTGTCCGTGGCCGTACATAATCTACAGCCATTCGTTCAATTGCTTGAAGAACATCATGAAACTTTCGTGAAATAATCTCTTGTGAATGTCCAAATCTTAGTGCAATATCACGTTGAGTATCATTTTGTGCACAAATGATTAGAAATATTGCAACTCTCATCAAGACTCATGCGTCTGGAAGCTTCTAACCCATAAGTCTCATGCAGTATTCCACATAACCGTGTGAAAGCCTCAAGACTCATCCTAATAAGTGTTTGACATGAAATTTCTTTACCGTAAATTTGATCTAGTATAATATGCCATCCTTTTTCCGGATCCGAGCTTGTAGGTCGTTTACAAAAATATCTTGAATAATGTTGCAACATAGGAGATATGCATGTGCTCATGGCCTCCTCTTCTTCTAGTAAAAACAACTCCGCAATCTCTTCATCATTAAGATTTTCAACACCATTTGAGCGTAACTCAGCAATTCGAAACTCCTGATAATTCATGTAGAAAGTAGAGTTAGAAATTGAAGAAAATGATATATTCACcaataattatacataaataagatatattttattaattcaccAACAACACTAATTTTGTCCATCATTGCCTCCACTCTTATTAAAAAGTTAAACATTTCTGGAAATTTTCCAGAACTAGATCCTGGAAATCTATGAGGGTTCATGTCAAGTGATCCAGAGTTGAAGCTTCCAAAGTTATGAGAAGTTTGAGAGTGAAATCCTCTTGAAGCTTGAGTAGGCAAAATGTTTCCTATGTCATCACCGTCATCTTCATTGAAGTCACCTAAGGAAAATCCATGATCTCCAACAGATCCTCCACCAGAAGAACCTCCTCCCACAGATCCTCCACCACCTGATTCACCACCGAAAGATCCACGAGAGCCATATGCAGAACCATCTGATCTTACATGACCACTTCCACTTGTGCTGCTTGCCCTCGTAGATTAACAAGCTCACAAGGATTTCCATATCTATCCACTCCAGATAACCTCTCTAAATGCCGAATTTTATTCTCTTCGCTTTTTAATTTCATAAACCCATCACGAATATCTTCATCGTTCATCAACAACTTGTTTGCTTCCCACCAAAATGTATTCATTGGCTCAATAGGCAAAGATTCAAGCACGACAAGTGCATCGCCATATGTTGGTTTTGGGTTATTACGCGAGCGCACAATATCCAGCAATTGTCCACGAGATTCCTCCATCTGTTGAAATCGTCCATCAATCTGAGCCTCAAAATTGGATCTTCTTGTATAAGCACGCCGTGTTGATGATGTGCTACGAATACCTGAAGATGACCTTCTACTCGTGTATGGAGAATGTCGACTTGCTTCTCTTGAAGAACGAACAGGTGATCGCGAAATTCTTGGTTCCTCTTCATCATATGCACTTAGATTAAGATTAACAGAAGGGTATGAGGTTCGGCCAAATTCATCTGTTCCACGTAGATGAGTATCATCATTAGTTGTTTCTTCATTTTCCGTGTTCTGGAAATGAACGCCAAGAATGTATGGTGAATAATGATCATCTTGTTCTACATCATGTTCACCATCGATTCGGTCAAGCAAATctttgaatggaagaggattgTTTTGCAAGACCATTATATATTTGCGATTGCATGGAGTAACCTCCTGAAACATATGATAGAAAATAGatcttattaattaataattacaaatatttatcaatatatagtttttaaagttaaattatttttatatgattatacaaaagtttaaaattgtgaaattaTCGCGCATCGATCCTCCCACAATGATGGTAACATATTAATTTTTCTCGTTGTCGGATCAATGTCTACTCCTGTACGTCGACTGAGCATGTTGTTGTATTGCCACAATCTTCTTAAATAATCAATTCGACCTTTCATCTCCGGTTTCCACTTAACTGATTCTCCAGTCATTTCATGGAATTTttcttcaattatttttttgccAGGACCTGATGGTAGTCTAATTGTGTAGTCTTCCGCTTCTAATTCAGTGATTATAAGTTCTAGCAGAATTCGAGTAGTTCTAGGTGTCCATTTATGCTAAATCATTTTTCGATagaaattttatgaaatattaaagcagtgtaaaaaatataaatttattttttaaaacataacttacATTGTTTGTTGGACCATCACCGCTTGTTCCTTCTCCATGATTTGATGATCTTCCATAGACACTTCTCGAACCACTACCACGAGCTACTGATCCAGCACGAACACGGCTTCTACTACCACTTGAACGTGTGTTTTGCGATCTGTTGTTCATCTATacaagtaaaaaaatatgacgttatgaaaatttataatatatatgttaaataatataacatattcaTTTTAActagttttcatttttctaaagTTGAATTTTCATTGATCAcgtcttatatttatatattacatatttttggcatctttagttttttatataaaatttgatattttttaggAAAGATACacgataaaaaaattatataatgatttGGGTTTACTTTTTAATACTAAACAAACATAATAACAAAACGTTACAAGTGGTTTTGCGTTTAGTTTTTATGAACTAaagatcaaaaatatatttattttattgattctttAAACACATGTGCTTTTACTATATacattatatacaatatatattgtatatattacaATTAATATAGCCACAAATGCATAAtcaaatatacatttatatatatacaaatatgatatatttaaatgatattctaattaatataaatcatgtatatataaaaatttaattaggtATTTACATGTAGAACATACCTTTAAAATTTGGCTGTTTTGTTTTGGAAATGAACCGCTTGAACAACAACACAGAATTTTAGCcaaagtttaagaaaaaaaaaacaatacagaactttagtttttttttgttggaatcGAGAattgaaagaagaagaataacaaTTGTATTCGTGTGAATGGTGTGGGGAGGAGAGAAGTCTGAGttggtatttataaaatatttaaataaataaaaaaaaactaaaagatatCCCTTTCTAGATTTCAGCTGGATTTCATCTGGATAAGATGGAGGAAAAAATCTCGCCAGCATTGGTGATAATAGGTgaaaaatttattacttttgtttttccTAATTTTCACCTGATTGGTTTCCTTTTGGTGGGATCCAGCGATATTACTTTTCCACCACTTATCTTTTACTCTATTAGTAATATTCAATCATACACAATATGTATGATTCTTCTAATCAACTCCAAGTGATTACATATCCTTGACTTCCAGGGATGTTCCTGAGCTACGAGACATCATCTCTATCCCccttatatgaaaattttaaatcactTATATCCCTCGTAAATCTTCATATCCCTCTGATTCATTAAAGGGATTGCAATTACCAATTTAGcctcagacaaaaaaaaatatggaaattAAAAGGAGAAACGCAAAAGGAGTTGCGTTTGGTTTGTGAGTTGCGTTTGTGAAAACGAGAGAGACCCGACGTCGAGCTTCGAGCTTCTCCTCCAGAGCTCACCCATTCGAAAGCTGCGACTCAGGCTTGTTATTCTGTCGTCTTTTGCCGCTGTACAAGGGGCAATCTTATCTCTGTCCATCGCTGGTCTATTCTTCCGCAGAAGAGGTATGTTTTTGGTTCCAAAGCTCTTGAATGAGCTGAGAAAGCTGATTTGAATGGATGTAGATGTTGGAGGTTGGTATTGGAATGGATAATGAGTTGAATTGAGTAGGAGAATGGTTGCATTGTTCGATTCGTAGTCCAGTGAATGTagatttcaaattcaaaatctgTACGACTGGAGAACTAGGAAAACTAGTATAACCGAAAATTGTTGCAGAACTAGTAAAACTGTATTCGCAGGGATGATTTTCTATGAATAATGGATGGTATTGAATGGTTTTGGCAGGTTAGAATGAGCAACGTCATCATACACTTCAGATGCGAAGGTCAGATGTATTGTTTAGTGTTCAAGCATGCTGCTGAGGAGATAACTCTTTCAATGCTAGAAGCACGCATATGCAAAAAGGTCGGGGTTAATGAATGTAATGTGAAGTTGAATTTGAGCTACATTTTCACTGCTGATTGGGAGTGACGAGAAATTCGCCATTTGTGATGATGAGGATCTGCTGAGTTATCCTTTGTCCCTTGATAAAGATAACCGGTGGTGCATTTTGTTTGTGGAGGTGATCAAAATGGCAGTACTACCAGAGCAGCTTTCAAGAGTGGGGAAACGAAGTTCTCTAGGTATGAATTATGAGGTGTGGCATGAAGATGAAATCGGAGATAAAGCCATAACTTTATATGGTAGCAACAATCAAGTTGATAAACAACCCGAGGGGGGGGGGATTGTGGCGATTGAGGAGATGTTGGAAAAAGGTGATGAAGGCGTAAATGTTGATGGCAATGTGGAGGCAAATGTCTATGCAATTGATGATGGTAATGTTGATGGCAATGTGGATGAAAATGTTGATGGCAATGTGGATAATGGTCGCGAAGACACAGAAAGGAGGGATGAAAATGTCGATGTTCCACCTGTTGGCAAAGAGATTCCGTTTATGGAGGAATGGGAAGATGGTCTTGGTTTGAAAATACAACAAGAGTTTGCTAGTAAAAAGGCAGTGCAAGAAGTGGTGGATAAAGGCGCATGCACGAAAACATTTGGGTTTAATGTGGTGAAATCAGATAAGGAGCGATTAGTGCTAAAATGCATTAAGGAAGGATGTAAATGGGGAGTACGTGCTGTGAAGATTAAAAGATCTCAAATGTTCTCTATTAGAACGTACAACAAGATGCATACATGCTCGCATGGATGTCAGAGTAATTGCAACTCAAAGAGGAGAGGCTCGCCACAGCTAGTTGCATCTCTATTGCGTGATGATTATCCAGGGTAAATGGAAACTCCTCGTCCTAGCAGTATCCAGGCTCTTGTGTGGACAAAACTGGGTGTCAATATATCATACTCCACTGCTTTGAGAGGTAAAAATGAAGTTGTAAGCATGTTGCGTGGGACTCCCGAAGAAAGCTATCAGATGTTGTATTGTTATTTGTACATGTTAGAGAAGATCAATCATCAGACAATCACGAGTGTGAAATTGGATGATTCTGACAGATTCAAGTACTTGTTCATAGCACTGGGAGCTAGCATCGAAGGTTTTAAAGTGATGAGGAAAGTTGTAACCGTGGATGCTACTTTTCTGAAAAAACGGATATGGTGGTGTACTTGTTTTTGCAACGGCCTAAGATCCTAATCGGCACCACTATCCTTTAGCTTTTGGTGTGCTAGATGGTGAGAATAAGGACAGTTGGAGTTGGTTTTTCGAGATGTTCAAGACTGTTGTGCCAGATTCATCGGAGTTGGTGTTTATGAGTGACAGAAATGGAAGCCACATTAATGCGATAGCTAATGTATTTCCGATGGCTCATCATGCGCATTGCATATGACATTTGGCTCAAAATGTGAAAGGTCATGTAAGTAACGTCAACAAAGAAGTTGTGCAATGGAAATTTATGGAGATTGCTCGGATTTATACAGTTCCTGAATTCGAGACTGAATATGATGCTCTCAAGATTCGATATCCATCAGCTGCCAAGTATTTGGAGGAGAGTAGTGAGAAAGAAAAGTGGGCGAGGTGTTGATTTCCGAGAGAAAGATACAACATCGACACAAGCAACGTTGTGGAGTTGATGAACATCGTTTTCAGGGATGCGAGGAAGTACTCTTTAATACCCTTGCTAGATACGATCGTTAAAAAAAACAGCTGATTGGTTTAATGAACATAGGAAAGAAACTGTTAGAGGATCCACTGAGCGGAAACTAGTGCCTCTTGTGGAAAACTATGTGCATGACGCATGGTCAGAGGCGAGGAAATTAATTGTTTCGGAGATAAACTCTTTCGACCTGGAATACAGTGTCGTCGCATCAGATGGGAAGCCATATTCGGTGAATTTACGTGGAAAAAGTTGCAGTTTCCGGTTCTTTGATATTGAAAAGTATCCTTGTGTCCACGGACTAGCAGCTTACATTTTCTACTCTAGCAGTCATGGTAGTGCCTCTGTTTTCCCGTTAGAAGATTTGATCTCTAAATACTATTGGACAGAGCTGTGGGCATTGGCATATTACAAGTCTATTTATGTGGTTCCTGATAGGAGTCAATGGGATGTCCCAGATTACATCAAAGAAATGAAGATCATAGCTCCAAAGCGCGTTGAGAAGAGGGGTAGAAAGGGAGTAAAAAGGTTTCCATCTGCTGGTGAACGGCGGCCAAGGACGCAAAATAAAAGGCGTCCAAGACAAAGCATGCAGTGGTTGCTGTTTGGAAATCGAAATGTATGAGTTTCACTCTGTGTTATTGGGACAACTATGGAAAACTATGGAAAACTATGGAAAACTCTACTTTGTAATATAACTATGGAAAACTGTACTATTAATATAACTTTTCTTTGTAATATTACTATcgaattaaaataacaaaattatttctCTGCAAGAGAGATTAGAATTTTAGAAACCCGCCAAAAGttgatatttttgataaacccgCCAAAAGTACAAGTAGTTGTACCCAGGATAGTAGTTGTACAGAAATTACAAATAGTTGTACTTCCGGtgaatttcaataattttagttatacatgtacttatgttttgttttcatagTTTTACAATGATGAAATTGTTCTAATAATCTGATTCTTGGTGTTTCCCGTACTAAATTGTATACATAAAAGAGTTTTACCAAATAGTTGGAAGATGGAATACAAGACCTTTAGTGTAGGTGACTACAAAAGTGTATGTTGGGTAGTAAATGTGAccacaaaaatattacatttcgTTGAAACTCTTTTATGTATACAATTTAGTACGGGAAACACCAAGAGTCAGATTATTAGAACAATTTCATCATTGTAAAActatgaaaacaaaacataagtacatgtataactaaaattattgaaattcaCCCAAAGTACAACTATTTGTAATTTTTGTACAACTACTATCCTCGGTACAAATACTTGTACTTTTGGCAggtttatcaaaaatatcaaCTTTTGGCGGGTTTCTAAAATTCTAATTTTTGCCGACTCACAAATCGAGGGGAAAAAGTGAGAAAAAGTAGACTTCTCCATTTCTCACACATCTCCACACGAGAcatctctcatctctctcaccAGACTCATTTCTCTCTCATCTTTCTCTTCTAAATCTTCCTCATTTTCTCTCAATTCCGAACAAGAAATGGATTCATGGGTTGAGAAACAAGAAAAgagggagatgaagaagaacaagaaacacTACGACATGCTCCAGTTTGTTTGCGATACTCAGCATGGGATTCCATCTTCCTGCCCATGTGGTGGATTCATCATCAACGAGGTTTCTACTAATCCAGCAGATAAGGATTGGTTACCAGGCCGAAGGTACTTCACGTGCAGCACATACAAGGTAATGGTTGCAATTTATCTGCTTGTTTAACTTACTTCAAGATGTCAAACTGAGTCGAACTCTGTGAAACTTGCAGAATGATGGTCTCCACTTCCGTCAACCATGGGTTAACGGAGTTGAGGAAGAGGTTTGCCGCCTTAAGAGCGAGGTGGCGAAAATGGCGGTGGAGATTGCTCATCTCAAAGATCTTATTACCCATAACCAATGAGCCTTATGTTGTGTTAAGACTTGTGTAAGACTTATGATTtatgttgtttctttctttatgttGTGTTAAGACTTGTGTGAGACTTCTGGGAATGATGGTATGTGATGTTGTGTTATTCCCTATTTATTCTCTAGTTATTATTCTCTAGTTATTCTCTAGTTATATAGAATTATTGAAACGAGATCTTTTATTGAAACTCACTAAAACATACATAAGTCTTTTTCAACAAACTTAAACATAGAATTCTTCAAACTTCCTGAGAATTTCATCTTCATTTTCATCATTCTTGCCCAAATCACTTCTCATTTGTAAAATGGTCTGCTTCAACTGCTTAATAACTCGATCCTTCTCACGGATTTCATCACGAGCTTCAAGCAATGCTAATCTCTGCCAATTTGTACCATCCTCTACATCATACCAACAGAAGTATTTGCACCCTACATCCTGTCTAGGCTGCCAAGGTccaattcgaaaatataaatattccaCAACTGAAACTCAAACTCAAGCTCAATTATCATACCTTAAAGCGTGGACAGCCATAAAATCGATGCCCTGGGTTTTTGTCAGTCCACGATTGCACTACTGTCGCCGGCAACCGATAGAAGCAGCGTCTCCGACCAGAATTGACCCTCCTCGATGATCCCCAAACCCACTTCCATCACAACTTTTAGATCTGAGAATAAGAGAGTTGATGAAGAGTTGGTGTcacgaggagagagagagagagagagagagagagagagagagagagagagagagagagagagagagagagagagagagagagagagagagaaggtgATCACGAGAGGAGAGGACCACTTCTTTGTGATGTGTTTCTTTATTgcaataagagaagagagagagtgacagAGAGTGACAGATAACAGGACAATACCTACCTACTTGTACTACtctaagaaagaaaacaaaaaggaagaaaaaggcAAACAAAATGCAACAGATAATGTTTTACATAAATTCCTTACAAACCAAAAGGAGACATAAGTTTTGTTTTCGttcaaaagagaaagaagagaaaggaTACATAAGTCTAAAAAACAAACATACCAAAAGCAAGCAACATAAGTCTACttttaaaacaaacataagTCTACTTTTTCTTTGACCTCTTATTACAGCCAACCTTATCAGGCCTCTCCTGATTACTCCTCTTACCAAGTGCTATCTGCTCGTGAATATAAGCCTCTGACACAGCGAGTCTTAAATCAACTTCTCCGACCTTATCCACGAGCCACCCTCTTCATCTAGCTATCGACAATTGCATCATCCTTATCTCTGTTATCCTCTGATTCTGTTATCCGCTCTAGTAGACTCCGTTCCTCTTCTCTGACAGCCAAAATGTTATCAATGTCCTACAGAGTAACCATGTTGAGTCAATGCCTTATTCGAATTACAAAGAAAGTTCTTTGTATATTTTGAGGATGGATAACTAACCTGAGTATTACCAAGTGCTTTGTTTATTTTCCATAGCGGAAATCCCTTCATCTCACTTTGCTTGAACTTTGTTTGGCACATCCTTTGACATGTTGGCTCTGGGTCATTAACGGCCTCTCTGAATTTACTACCCAATTTCGGAATAGCCTCAAATGCTAGCATCTACACATGTACAAAAAACAAAGGAAGTCTCAATATCACACAGGAAGTCTCTATTAGATTTATTACTTATAAGACTTACCTCCATTGGAAGACAGAAACAGGGAATTGGCCATATCACACCTTCTTTCACCTCCCCATCGAAATGAGCCATAGTGTGTGCAATCTCTTTCATCATGTAATTAAAGGACAGTCTACCCCAAGGAAAAGTTCTACATAAATTCAGATCATCAACTGCTCTCAGCAAGAATGGATCCACGGGAGGGGCTTCATTTCCGCTCTTCGTCTGTCCAAGAAGAACACTCGATAGAAAATACAACACCAACAGCCTCAACCTATCACGAGAAGGTTCCATTCCCTCAAGAACTTTTGCTTTCACGTCTTGATATCTTATTATTCCCCTCCCAAAACATCTCCTCACAAACTTCGTGTCTCCGGCCTCCTTGTAGTTCAATGGATAGTTCCGACAGTTCAATCCAGATATCAAAGCATGTTCTCTGATACCATAGCGGATCGGACAACCATTCACGGCAAACCATGCATCTTTTTCCTTTGCAATGCGAGTGGTTCGGGGAAGGAGCATCCACATGCCCATTACCTTGTGGTTTCCAGCCTGTGGCATGTGGAATATGTGCTTGAACTGTGGATGATTCACAAACCAATTCTTCTCTGCCGGAGTTATTGGAGGGACTAATTCGCCAAAGGTTTTCATTACATCAGCAATAAAACACCTCGTCGAGATCTTGATCTTCTTCCTATACTCAGACGGTTGGAAGTACATGTCCAAGGGTTTTAACGCCTCATAGTCGGAATcctacaaacaaacaaacaaacaaacaccaAACACATCCTCCATCAAACCGAAACTAAGACATTGTCATTCTTCCTATAACAAACAGACGAGTTATCCATAGTTCTATCAGTTATCCACAGTTCTACCAGTTATCATTTGTTCTATCAGTTATCCTTAGTTCTACCAGTTATCTTAGTTCTATCCTTAGTTCTACCAGTTATCCTTAGCATAATTGACACAGGAAAATAAGGAATATAGAGACTCTCACCTTGCTTTCGGTTTCACTGCTACTTCCTCCATCTCTACCGAGATCTACTTCTTCtgacctctcttcctctcctagTACTTCATTTCCATCCAAGTTTGCTGCTTCCTCCTCTGAGTTCTCTTCCTCTCCTTGTACTCCATTTCCATCCAAGTTTGCCGCTTCCTCCTCTGAGTTCTCTTCCTCTCCTTGTACTCCATTTCCATCCAAGTTTGTCGCTTCCTCCTCTGagttctcttcctcttcacttTGGTTCTCGGAGG is part of the Raphanus sativus cultivar WK10039 unplaced genomic scaffold, ASM80110v3 Scaffold3136, whole genome shotgun sequence genome and encodes:
- the LOC108817370 gene encoding uncharacterized protein LOC108817370 isoform X1, which produces MNNRSQNTRSSGSRSRVRAGSVARGSGSRSVYGRSSNHGEGTSGDGPTNNEVTPCNRKYIMVLQNNPLPFKDLLDRIDGEHDVEQDDHYSPYILGVHFQNTENEETTNDDTHLRGTDEFGRTSYPSVNLNLSAYDEEEPRISRSPVRSSREASRHSPYTSRRSSSGIRSTSSTRRAYTRRSNFEAQIDGRFQQMEESRGQLLDIVRSRNNPKPTYGDALVVLESLPIEPMNTFWWEANKLLMNDEDIRDGFMKLKSEENKIRHLERLSGVDRYGNPCELVNLRGQAAQVEVVM
- the LOC108817370 gene encoding uncharacterized protein LOC108817370 isoform X2 produces the protein MNNRSQNTRSSGSRSRVRAGSVARGSGSRSVYGRSSNHGEGTSGDGPTNNEFRIAELRSNGVENLNDEEIAELFLLEEEEAMSTCISPMLQHYSRYFCKRPTSSDPEKGWHIILDQIYGKEISCQTLIRMSLEAFTRLCGILHETYGLEASRRMSLDESCNISNHLCTK